A window of the Arachis duranensis cultivar V14167 chromosome 5, aradu.V14167.gnm2.J7QH, whole genome shotgun sequence genome harbors these coding sequences:
- the LOC107491258 gene encoding uncharacterized protein LOC107491258, translating into MYVTRPLSLYKKSQDALSLPPPEGPNSGILVIQDEKDLETTSCFGLGKYHEVKDLPFPQNMSLELFYRSGISLNRATHYHHVVFIPVLNQPLSSNKYYVIHHNGKHRGEAYINSKQEDLDTFCFYNSVSDIPLHHFDSNNTYQQFEIHPQRSKVTFRSGFSAKSVNPDGYPPRFLSRRWKLSASNSSDSSIGEATGVNEALRASKPEFEFSIGSKSSKSVVVGKWYCPFMFVKEGTHKTLKEEVRKSMFYEMTLEQKWEKIFSCENVNDTNVNVNVNVNVQREVVGIGEWEAMVDEERDIGEGFLWFKSYNNIGEKNSVGLSMAIVERMKWEQERVGWIGGKEKQVRVQKLEEYKGTQNGWKKFECYVLVETFVLRRLDGGIVLTYSFTHQNQLRSKWE; encoded by the exons ATGTATGTGACTAGGCCTCTTTCTCTATACAAGAAATCTCAAGATGCTCTCTCATTGCCTCCACCTGAAGGCCCAAATTCTGGTATTCTTGTGATTCAAGATGAAAAGGATTTGGAAACAACATCTTGTTTTGGTTTGGGGAAGTACCATGAGGTGAAGGATTTGCCTTTTCCTCAGAATATGAGCCTTGAGCTGTTCTATAGGTCAGGAATTTCCCTCAACAGAGCCACTCATTACCACCATGTTGTTTTCATCCCAGTTCTTAATCAACCTTTGTCTTCTAATAAGTACTATGTCATTCATCATAATGGCAAGCATAGAGG GGAGGCATACATTAATTCAAAGCAAGAAGATTTGGACACATTCTGTTTCTACAATTCTGTCTCAGATATACCTCTGCATCATTTTGACAGCAATAACACATACCAACAATTCGAGATTCATCCGCAACGAAGCAAAGTTACTTTCAGGAGTGGCTTCTCAGCTAAATCTGTTAATCCAGATGGATATCCTCCAAGATTCTTGAGCAGAAGGTGGAAGCTGAGTGCCTCCAATTCGAGTGATTCAAGCATAGGAGAAGCAACAGGTGTGAATGAAGCCCTCCGCGCAAGCAAGCCGGAATTCGAATTCTCCATAGGAAGTAAAAGCTCCAAAAGTGTTGTTGTGGGAAAATGGTATTGTCCCTTCATGTTTGTGAAGGAAGGGACTCATAAAACATTGAAAGAAGAAGTGAGAAAATCAATGTTTTATGAGATGACACTAGAGCAAAAAtgggaaaaaatattttcttgtgAGAATGTAAATGACACTAATGTGAATGTGAATGTGAATGTGAATGTTCAAAGGGAAGTGGTTGGAATTGGTGAATGGGAAGCTATGGTTGATGAAGAGAGGGacataggtgaagggtttttgtgGTTTAAGAGTTACAATAACATTGGAGAAAAGAATAGTGTGGGATTGAGCATGGCAATAGTTGAGAGAATGAAGTGGGAGCAAGAAAGAGTTGGGTGGATTGGAGGGAAAGAAAAGCAAGTTAGAGTTCAGAAATTGGAGGAATACAAAGGGACTCAAAATGGATGGAAGAAATTTGAATGTTATGTTTTGGTTGAGACTTTTGTACTTAGAAGATTGGACGGAGGCATAGTTCTCACCTATTCATTCACACACCAGAATCAACTTAGAAGCAAATGGgaatga
- the LOC107491257 gene encoding uncharacterized protein LOC107491257, with the protein MKERNKGVSAYKNSMDYYYPSTSCEFTCKKHPSSSSVGICALCLEDRLVKLICSDCGEQRLSSCSCSDEIATSHRNSCTVDVGSLGRVSFLIDNDKNQTSPILQNLTTSSSYSNNKLHERVVDEATVLRRSSSNSVEIKKSNIGGGGKFWKIGKLFRKNNSKKGKEYYCGRSVGGFDDNNGNGNGNYVNHIAGGGACVSRSRSLCSFRGGALFGSEDGTDSVVPSGARSSISAARSSGVNGGLFLESGRRSGYSEATEPRKSGFDGLFLDSSSEIIDSVMRKGNNGIIDNVVDGGGFYGVNRRVFSLRESDFKGMDESSFIDLKLDYSSESRAELFPPSKMMTSDNFNVNTLPAFGSTRHGGGGGGGDGDFVVGDGVSLTSGRGRKSMKGWRWIFRYSNSTNRGSARKRDQQEDLMFNARDKNNIFV; encoded by the coding sequence ATGAAGGAGAGAAACAAAGGAGTCTCAGCATACAAGAACAGCATGGATTATTACTACCCATCAACCTCGTGTGAATTCACATGTAAGAAGCACCCTTCTTCTTCGTCTGTTGGTATCTGCGCGCTTTGTCTCGAGGACCGTTTGGTGAAGCTAATCTGCTCGGATTGCGGCGAACAGAGGCTCTCTTCCTGCTCTTGCTCAGACGAGATTGCTACTTCCCATCGCAACTCGTGCACGGTTGACGTGGGAAGCCTTGGCAGGGTCTCGTTCTTGATCGACAACGACAAGAACCAGACGTCGCCGATTCTTCAGAACTTAACAACCTCTTCTTCCTATTCCAATAACAAATTGCACGAAAGAGTGGTAGATGAGGCTACAGTTTTGCGAAGGAGCAGCAGCAACAGCGTCGAGATAAAGAAAAGTAATATCGGTGGAGGTGGCAAATTTTGGAAAATTGGGAAGCTGTTTAGGAAGAACAATAGCAAGAAGGGGAAGGAGTATTATTGTGGGAGAAGTGTTGGTGGTTTTGATGATAACAATGGCAATGGCAATGGCAATTATGTTAATCACATTGCCGGCGGCGGCGCGTGCGTATCGAGGTCAAGGTCGCTATGCAGTTTCCGCGGTGGTGCTCTGTTTGGATCTGAGGACGGTACAGATTCGGTAGTCCCATCAGGTGCGAGAAGCTCAATCTCCGCAGCGAGAAGTTCCGGTGTGAATGGTGGTTTGTTCTTGGAGTCTGGTAGAAGAAGTGGGTACAGTGAAGCTACCGAGCCAAGAAAGAGTGGGTTTGATGGTCTGTTTCTAGATTCTTCTTCCGAGATTATTGATAGTGTGATGAGAAAGGGTAATAATGGAATAATAGATAACGTTGTTGATGGTGGTGGGTTCTATGGGGTTAATAGGCGTGTGTTTTCGCTAAGAGAGAGCGATTTCAAGGGCATGGATGAGTCTAGTTTTATTGATTTGAAGCTTGATTACTCATCCGAATCAAGGGCGGAGCTGTTTCCTCCTTCAAAGATGATGACGAGTGATAACTTTAATGTTAATACACTCCCCGCTTTCGGAAGCACAAGacatggtggtggtggtggtggtggtgatggagATTTTGTTGTGGGGGATGGAGTATCTTTAACAAGTGGAAGAGGAAGGAAGAGCATGAAAGGTTGGAGATGGATTTTCAGATATAGCAATTCAACAAACAGGGGGAGTGCAAGGAAAAGGGATCAACAAGAAGACCTTATGTTCAATGCTCGAGACAAAAACAACATATTTGTGTAG